CTTTAACATCTTTATAACTTACTATAGATATTCTCATTCTTATTCACTGAAAGATTTTCAGAACATTCTCAAATACTACTTTTAACTAGCCGAGCCTCATATCCTCAACTAACTTCCCCCCTAACAACCTAGGGGTAGATAATGTTTAAAATATTTTTGGCTTTTACTCTCTCTGTATTTTTTGGTCTCAACACTCACGCAAGAACGATCAGCAAATATTACTAATCCTATGGATCTTGAGAACGCTCTAGGAAAAGAAAAATACCAAGCTTTGATACTTCTTTTAGAAGAAGCATCCATAGAAAATTCTAATTTAAACTTCAAATAGTGAAGTGCGGTCGCCAGGTTGGGAGCTTTTAGTAAGAACAAATTTCTATTTAATTTATAGCTATTCCGCCAAAGTACAATCAGCAATAAGAATCTTGCCGCGCTTAATTTTTAAGCCAGACCCAGAAATTTTAGGTAGAAAATCTAAATTACTTTCAGACATATCTTTCCAACTATAATTATTAAATTTATAAAAAGTACGTCCTCCTTTTTCCTTAACTAGAAGTCTTTCGTCGTCATTATTTCGGCTATAGCAAGAATAAATAAGCATTTGATTAGATTCTTTTTCACTAGAGCTGGCTACTGCCGTAGTTTTTGAGTGGGAGTTGCTTGTCGTAAAATCTATTACATATCCTATGCCACTCTCAAAATCACAAGCGCGCACAATCCGCATATTTTTTACTACTTTATTTAGATTTCTAGAAAATTCTAAAAGACAATCTTCTTGATGATATAAATATCCCTCCTGATAATTTGATTCATATGTAAATGAGTACTTGTGACCCTTACCGCCTACAAATGTATTGCATGAATCGTGTACCAATAAATTTGAAACATCTCTTCGAAGGAAATAGCCAAGGTCATTTGAGCACTCATCCTCGTTTGAATATCTTGAGTAAGCAAAACTATTGAGTGAGAAAAATATTATTAGAACTGGAGTTATATACTTTATCATAACATGATACCGTCAGAAAGTTTGTTGGATTAATTTCCAAGGTTATCAAACTCAAACGATCCTTTACTGAACTAATTTAACAGGGCTAGTTGAAATAAAATAGATGTAATGATTCTGACACCAGAGACAATAAACGTCCTACAATAATTAGATTTCTAATTTCGCATAGTTATGTTCTCAAAAATCATTAAAATACTTCAAAAAAATATTTATTTTTGAAGTCGATTGGCTAGATTCAATTTCGACTCAGACTGCAGACCTGGATATGATTGCCGATATGGACGCTGCGGGTATGCAGGATTTGGCGGCGGAAACAGCTGTTCACCAATTGGTGCATTATGTGGTAATTCCGATAGCGCATGCTGCTCAGGCGATTGCATCCAAGTTCCAGGCAATAACAATAATTAGAGGTACCGTAGATCTCGATATCGTAATCTCAATTAATTTAGACAATTTAAAAAGAGCAGAGAAAACTCTTAAAGAATTAAACCTAACAAGTCGTATCCCCGTTACCGCCGAAGACATCTTTAAATTCAGATAAGAATATATTGAAAAGAGAAATCTCATAGCATGGTCTTTTGTAAACTATAAAAATCCTTCTCAGGTCGTAGATATCATAATTACATTCGATCTTAAAAAATTGAAACTTCAAAAAATATCTATTCATGGTGTAAAAGTCCCAGTCCTCTCAATACACTCATTGATTGAAATGAAAAAAGCGGCAGGAAGACCTCAGGATCTAGAAGATATAAAAGCATTAGAGGCCATAGATGAAAAAAGCTAAACAAATACATAAAAAGCAGAAAAAACTCACTCCAAATCAAGTTGTCGAGTTCTTAGATAACTTTCAAAGTGTCATCTACGGGAAAGATAAAAAGACAAAACTGATAAGTTTGAGAGTTCCGGAGAACATACTGGAAAGCTTTAAGACTTTAACTCACGGGAAAAATCAAAAATACCAATCTATAATTGTTCAACTTATGAGAGATTGGGTCAAAAACAATAGATAACGCGCCATAGACGATGCTAATTTAACGTCTTTATAGTTTGTTTATAGATAGTTTCATTTTTATTCACTGAAAGATTTTCAGAACATTCTCAAATACTACTTTTAACTAGCCGAGCCTTACATCATCAACTAATTTCCCCCTAACAACCTCGAGGTGGATAATGTTTAAAATATTTTTGGTTTTTACTCTCTCTGTATTTTTTGGTCTCAACACTCACGCAAGCAAGAATTGCACATCAAGCACAGTAATTATAAATGGAAAAATAATAAATACCGAAAGCACTCTTCATGACTCTATGTCCGAGCAACTTTGCTTTCCTGCATACTACGGTAAAAATTTAGATGCGTTATATGATATGTTAGTTTCTATTAGCCAACCCATTTTTATCAATCTCACTAATTCAACGGATCTTTACAACTCCCTTGGAGAAGAA
The Bdellovibrionota bacterium DNA segment above includes these coding regions:
- a CDS encoding barstar family protein; amino-acid sequence: MFKIFLVFTLSVFFGLNTHASKNCTSSTVIINGKIINTESTLHDSMSEQLCFPAYYGKNLDALYDMLVSISQPIFINLTNSTDLYNSLGEEKYQALLLLLEEAAIKNPNLSVEVRILN